A single window of Rhinoraja longicauda isolate Sanriku21f chromosome 29, sRhiLon1.1, whole genome shotgun sequence DNA harbors:
- the tmem101 gene encoding transmembrane protein 101 isoform X2, protein MRKPDIPVPYLYFDMGAAVICASFMSFGVKRRWFALGAALQLAVSTYASYVGEQVHYGDWLKVRMYSRTIAVIGGFLILASGAGEIYRQKPRTRSLQSTGQVFLGIHLICVAYSLQHSKEDRLAYLNHIIGGEITLQLLFVLYAVLALSFLSGYCVRTAAQMLSILLPIVILFIDGNVGYWHHSRRVEFWNQMKLLGQNVGIFGAAIILATDC, encoded by the exons ATGAG GAAGCCGGATATTCCAGTGCCATACCTCTATTTTGATATGGGAGCTGCAGTTATCTGCGCCAGTTTCATGTCCTTCGGTGTGAAGAGGAGATGGTTTGCCTTGGGAGCTGCCCTTCAGTTGGCTGTCAGCACATATGCATCATACGTTGGAGAACAGGTGCACTACGGGGACTGGCTTAAG GTAAGGATGTATTCCAGGACGATAGCTGTAATTGGAGGATTCCTGATATTAGCGAGTGGAGCTGGTGAGATATATCGGCAGAAGCCTCGTACAAGGTCGTTACAGTCCACGGGGCAAGTGTTTCTTGGCATCCACCTTATTTGTGTG GCTTACTCCCTGCAGCATAGTAAGGAGGACCGGCTGGCATATCTGAATCACATCATAGGAGGAGAAATTACACTGCAATTGCTGTTTGTACTTTATGCTGTGCTGGCTTTGTCTTTCCTCTCTGGATACTGTGTACGGACTGCAGCCCAGATGCTTTCTATTCTTCTGCCCATTGTAATTCTGTttattgatggaaatgtgggctATTGGCACCATTCGCGCAGGGTTGAGTTCTGGAATCAAATGAAGCTGCTCGGGCAGAATGTGGGCATTTTTGGTGCTGCCATAATTTTGGCCACagattgctaa
- the tmem101 gene encoding transmembrane protein 101 isoform X1, with the protein MALDARRRFFKLLVRLGAVILTRFPFWNCFSMLMLFAERADQRRKPDIPVPYLYFDMGAAVICASFMSFGVKRRWFALGAALQLAVSTYASYVGEQVHYGDWLKVRMYSRTIAVIGGFLILASGAGEIYRQKPRTRSLQSTGQVFLGIHLICVAYSLQHSKEDRLAYLNHIIGGEITLQLLFVLYAVLALSFLSGYCVRTAAQMLSILLPIVILFIDGNVGYWHHSRRVEFWNQMKLLGQNVGIFGAAIILATDC; encoded by the exons ATGGCGCTGGATGCTCGCAGACGCTTCTTTAAACTCCTTGTGCGCTTAGGCGCCGTCATCCTCACCCGCTTCCCCTTCTGGAACTGCTTCAGCATGTTGATGCTGTTCGCCGAACGGGCTGATCAGCGCAG GAAGCCGGATATTCCAGTGCCATACCTCTATTTTGATATGGGAGCTGCAGTTATCTGCGCCAGTTTCATGTCCTTCGGTGTGAAGAGGAGATGGTTTGCCTTGGGAGCTGCCCTTCAGTTGGCTGTCAGCACATATGCATCATACGTTGGAGAACAGGTGCACTACGGGGACTGGCTTAAG GTAAGGATGTATTCCAGGACGATAGCTGTAATTGGAGGATTCCTGATATTAGCGAGTGGAGCTGGTGAGATATATCGGCAGAAGCCTCGTACAAGGTCGTTACAGTCCACGGGGCAAGTGTTTCTTGGCATCCACCTTATTTGTGTG GCTTACTCCCTGCAGCATAGTAAGGAGGACCGGCTGGCATATCTGAATCACATCATAGGAGGAGAAATTACACTGCAATTGCTGTTTGTACTTTATGCTGTGCTGGCTTTGTCTTTCCTCTCTGGATACTGTGTACGGACTGCAGCCCAGATGCTTTCTATTCTTCTGCCCATTGTAATTCTGTttattgatggaaatgtgggctATTGGCACCATTCGCGCAGGGTTGAGTTCTGGAATCAAATGAAGCTGCTCGGGCAGAATGTGGGCATTTTTGGTGCTGCCATAATTTTGGCCACagattgctaa